The Neisseria animaloris genome segment ACTGGCGGTCGTTCATATCGACCACGCGCCGCCACAGCACGCGTTTGGGGTCGATATTCAATTCGTTGCCTTGATAAATATGGTTATCGAGCATGGCGGCCAGCAGGTTGTTGGCCGCACCGATGGCATGGAAATCGCCGGTAAAGTGCAGATTAATGTCTTCCATCGGCAACACTTGCGCATATCCGCCGCCTGCCGCACCGCCTTTCACGCCGAACACAGGGCCGAGCGAAGGTTCGCGCAGGGCAATAACGGCCTGCTTGCCGATGTAGTTTAAAGCATCGGCCAAACCGATGGTTACGGTGGTTTTGCCTTCGCCCGCAGGTGTTGGGTTGATGGCCGTTACCAAAATCAGACGGCCTTGTTTTTTCGGCAAGGCAAATACGTCGGCCGGATTGATTTTAGCTTTGTATTTACCGTAAGGGTCGTATTGGTCGGCATTCAGGCCGAGTTTGGCGGCAATCTCGCCTATTGGTCGTATTGCAGCGGCTTGGGCGATTTCGGCATCGGTTTTATGGCTCATAACGGATTCCTGTGGATAGGTTGAAAGTGTGGGTATTATATAGCAAAGGCCGTCTGAAAACGTGAAAGCAGATTGTTTTGAAAGGGCTTTTTTTCTTCCGCTCCGTTTCCTTGTCTGTGCTATGATGCAAGCCGTTTTCCCAATTTTCTCAAGGAGTCAAATTATGTCTTGGTCGGTTGCAGACAGCGCCTCGCTATACGGTATCCGTCATTGGGGCGACTGCTATTATTCGGTAAACGACAAAGGCCACGTCGTGGTCAGACCCAACGACAACAGCGACGTGCAGGTCGACTTATACGATTTGGTCGGCCAACTCAACGAGCGCGGCCAAGACCTGCCGATGTTGTTCCGCTTCCCCGATATTCTGCAAGACCGGGTAGCCCGTTTGTGCGCGGCATTCAACCGTTCCATCCGGAAAAACGAATACCAAGGCCGCTATACGGCGATTTACCCGATTAAAGTCAACCAACAAGAATCGGTAGTAAAAAACATTATCGTGCCGAAAAACGACCAAGTATCCATCGGCTTGGAAGCAGGCTCCAAACCCGAGCTGATGATTGTGCTGGCATTTGCCCCCAGAGGCGGCACCATCGTGTGCAACGGCTACAAAGACCGCGACTTCATCCGCCTGGCCTTGATGGGTCAGAAACTGGGGCATCAGGTTTTCATCGTGATTGAGAAAGAAACCGAAGTCGATCTGGTTATTGAAGAATCGCAAAAACTCGGCGTGAAAGCCAATTTGGGCCTGCGCGTACGTTTGTCTTCACTGGCTTCAGGCAAATGGGCGGATACCGGCGGCGAAAAAGGCAAATTCGGCTTATCCGCCGCACAACTGATTTCGTCGGCGGAAAAATTGACTGCTGCGGGGCTGGCCGACACGGTAAAACTGATGCATTTCCACATGGGTTCGCAAATTTCCAATATTGCCGACTACCGCGCAGGGTTTAAAGAGGCGGTGCGCTATTTTGCCGAATTGCGCGGATTGGGACTGCCGATCGAGTATGTGGACGTGGGCGGCGGATTAGGTGTGGATTATGACGGCACCCACTCGCGCAATGCCAGCTCCATCAACTACGATATGGGCGAATATTCGCATGTGATTGTTTCCATGTTGGCCGAATACTGCAACGAAAACGGCGTGCCGCATCCTAATATTTTTTCCGAATCGGGCCGCGCCATGACCGCACACCATGCGGTGCTGGTAATGAATGTTACCGATGTCGAACGCCTTCCCGAGGAAGTGCCGGAAATTACCGACGAAGAAAACCTTTCGTTCGCCACCCAAAAGCTGATCGCTTATTTGGACATCAACGACAGCGAAATGGTTACCGAAACCTATTACCGCATCGGCCATTACTTTACCGAAGTTACCGAGCAATATCTCGAAGGCAAAGTGCCGCTCAAAGAAAAAGCATTGGCCGAACAACTGCATGCCGTTCTCTGCCGCCGTCTGAAACAGCAACTTCAGGCCAGCCGGCGTTCGCAACGGCAAGTTTACGATGATTTGAACGACAAATTGGCCGATAAATATTTCTGCAATTTCTCTGTTTTCCAAAGCCTGCCCGACACATGGGCCATCGGGCAAGTATTACCCATCATGCCGTTGCACAGGTTAGACGAATACCCGACCCGCCGTGCCGTGCTGCAAGATTTAACCTGCGATTCGGACGGTAAAATCAGCCAATACGTCGACCAGCAGAGCATAGAATCCAGCATGCGCGTACACGAACCGAAGCCTAAAGAACCTTATCTGCTCGGCGTTTTCATGGTCGGAGCCTACCAAGAAATTCTCGGCGACATGCACAATCTTTTCGGCGACACCGACTCCGTTAACGTTTACGTGCGCGACAACGGCGAAATCGTTTTCGGCGGCATGGAAGAACACGACACCATCGAAGACATGCTGCACTACGTGCATCTTTCACCTGAAGAAGTACTGAATAAATTCGAAGAAAAATCCCGCTGGGCAAAATTGAGCAGCAACGAACGCAACAGCTACTTTGCCGAATTCTGCCGCGGTTTGAAACAAAGCTCGTATCTGAGCATAGAAGTGGAAGAAAACTGAAAAACCTTATGAACGGGGTCGGTCAGGCCGTCTGAAACATCATAGATGGCCGTGAAAGAACCCGCTGCCGAAAAGGCCGTCTGAAAACACAATTTGCAAACAAAGCAAGCGTTTTCAGACGGCCTTTCGCATCTAAAACAGCTATGGCGTTACTGCTGTGCCCTATCCTGCGTATGGCGTTTCAAACCGCCTCCCAAGGCTTTATAGAGATCGGCCAGATTTTCCAAACGGGTTCGCTGTATACCCAGCAAGGCAGTATCTGCACCGTAACTGCTGCGTTCGGCATCCAGCAAATCCAGTGCGCTAGAAACGCCGTGCCTGTAACGCAAGCGCACCAAGCGCAGATAGTCGGCATAAGATTTTCCTTGTTTGGCAGCGGCCTCATAACGTTTGTCGAGCTGCTCGCGCGCAACCAACGCATCGGACACATCGCGGAAAGCGGCTTGAACGGCGGCTTCATAGTTCACCACCTGAATTTGTTGGCGGATTTTAGCGGCATCCAGATTGGCTTTATTGCTGCCCCAATTGAAAATCGGCAGATTGATGGTCGGCACAAATGCCCATGTGCCGTTACCGCCTTTAAACAATCTGCTCAATTCGGTGGAGCCGGTACCGATGGTGCCGGTAAGGCTGATACTGGGGAAAAATGCCGCCCGCGCCGCACCGATATTGGCATTGGCTTGCCTTAAAGAATGCTCGGCCGCGCGGATATCGGGGCGGTTGAGCAGCACATCGGAAGTCAAACCGGCAGGTAGTTTGCTGATTTTAAACTGCTTGTTCAAAGGCAAACCGGCAGGCAAATCTTCCGGCAGTTGTTGGTTGATTAAGACGGCCAACGCATTGCGCGCTTGTTCTTTACTCTGCACGGCAGCGGCATAATCCGCCTTGGCCGATTCGATCAAGGCTTCTTGTTGGCGCAAATCAATGGCGGAAACCACACCCGCTTTATGTTTCAACTGCGTCAGTTTGTAAGTCTGCTCGCGGGTTTTCAACACATTCTGCGCCAATTTCATCGCTTCTTCAGCATAACGCTCGTTGAAATAGGCTTTGGCAACGGTTGCCACCAAACTCAAATGAGCGGAATCACGGGCTGCCGCACTGTTAAAGTAGTTTTGCTTGGCCGCTTCGGCAGTGCTGCGCACCCTACCGAACAAATCCAATTCATAAGCGGTAACACCCAAACCCACGGTATAAGACGAAGAAACCCTCGAAGTGCCCGTGGTACTTAAATCTGCCGCCACCCGACCGCGCTGCCCGCTGCCCGAAGCGTTGATGCCGGGCAGCAAATCGGCGCGGGCAATCATATATTGCTTGCGTATCGCTTCCGCATTCAAAGCCGCGGTACGCAAATCGGTGTTACGTGCCAGAGCCAGTTCGATCAAGCGGTGCAGACGAGGGTCGGCGAAATAATCCTGCCAACCCAATGAGGCCGCCTGAATACCCGTTTCGGGCTGCGTGTCGTGCCTGAAAGTTTCCGGCACGCTTACTTGCGGCTCTTGGTACTTGGGAATCATGGTACAGGCTGAAAGCACAACGGCGGCAGCCACAGCACTCAGAGCTGGTTTGAAATTTACTGTTTTCATGTTTAATCCTTATCCTCGTGCAAGGCGCGTTTTTCTTCTTCACTCAAACCTGCACCCGATTCGGCATCGCCCACATATTTATCGACCATTTCCGCAGTCATCCCCGCTTCGGCGGCATGCAGTTTGGCACGTTCCAGTTGCCGAGGCGTATCTTTAAAGAATTTGCGCACCACCACATAAAACAGCGGCACCAAAAATACCGACAACACCGTGCCGATCAACATGCCCCAGAAAACGGTCGTACCGATGGCACGCTGGCTGGCAGAGCTGGCTCCCGAAGCGATATACAGCGGCACTACGCCCAAAATAAAGGCAAACGAAGTCATGATAATCGGGCGGAAACGCAAGTGTGCGGCTGCAAGGGCAGCTTCCAATGCCGTTTTGCCTTGAGCCTGAAGGTCTTTGGCAAACTCAATAATCAGAATCGCGTTTTTCGCACTCAAGCCGATTACCGTAATCAAACCGACTTGGAAATAAACATCATTGAGATAAGAAGGCGGCGCACCGAACAAACCTCCGAACAGGTTGCGGCCGGTTACGCCCAATACCACGCCGAGGAAACCCAACGGCACCACCAAAATCACCGCCAGCGGAATCGACCAACTCTCATACAATGCGGCCAATGCCAAAAATACGGCGATAATTGCAAATGTATAAAGTATCGTGGTTTGCGAGCTGCCTTTGATTTCCTCGCGGGATTGACCGCTCCATTCCAAGCTGTAACCGTCCATTTCATCAACCATGCGCTGCACTTCGGCCATCACTTCGCCCGAAGAGTAGCCCGAAGCGGCTGCGCCGGAAATCTGCATGGCGGGATAACCGTTGAAACGTATGCTTTGCTCAATGCCTTTTTCCCATGAAACCGTGGCTATCGTAGACAACGGTACAGCCACACCCTGACTATTCGGCACGGTTAACGCCAGAATATCGGAAGGTTGCATACGTCCTGCCGCATCTGCCTGCACAATAACGCGCTGCAAACGGCCTTTGTTTGGAAAATCGCTGACATAAGACGAACCCAAAGCCGTTGCCAATACGTTGCGGATGCTGGAAAAGTCGATACCTTGTGCAGCGGCGGCCTGACGGTTGATGTCGATTTTCAGCTGCGGTGCATCTTCCAAACCCGAAGCGCGCACATTACTGGCATCAAACATCGGATTTTGTCGCATTTTGCCGATCAACTCGTTACGTTTTGCCAGCAGAGCTTCATGGCCGCTGTTATTGCGGTCTTGCAGATACATTTCAAAACCCGAGCTGGTGCCCAACTCTAAAATGGCGGGAGGATTGATTACAATGGAAAAACCGTCTTTCACGCTGCCCATCAACGCACCAGTGATTTTTCCGGCTACCGATGCGGCATCACTCCCCGGAGTGCTGCGTTTCGCCCAGTCTTTCAGCGTAATAAAGCCGAAACCCGCATTTTGCCCCGAACCGGCAAAGCTGAACCCTGATACGCCGATGAAGTTCTCAACTTCGGGCATAGACATAATCACTTTATTCGCCACAGCCAGCGTCGCATCGGTGCGCTCTTTGGTGGCACCCGACGGCAGTTGGACCAGCATCAACAAAGTGCCCTGATCTTCCTGCGGCAGGAAAGAAGAGGGAATGCGGACAAACAACAACCCTGCTACGGCAGCCAATGCTACATAAACCACCATCATGCGCGCTGCTTTTCGCAGCAATCTGGCCACCCAACTTTCATAACGGTGGGTGCCGTCTGAAAACTTGCGGTTGAACCAGCCGAAGAATCCTTTTTTCTCTGCATGATGGCCTTTGGGAATCGGCTTCAGCAAGGTTCCGCACAATGCGGGAGTGAGCGATAAAGCCAGAAAAGCGGAGAACGCGATCGCAATCGCCATGGTAATAGCGAACTGGCGGTAAATATTGCCGGTTGCCCCGCTGAACATTGCCAACGGTACGAATACAGAAATTAAGACGGCCGTGATACCGATAACCGCACCCGAAATCTGACTCATGGCCTTTTTAGTGGCTTCAAGCGGCGGCAATCCTTCTTCGGACATAATCCTTTCGACGTTTTCCACCACTACGATGGCATCATCCACCACGATACCGATAACCAACACCATCGCAAACATGGTCAGCACGTTAATCGACATGCCCAGATACCAAATCGAAGCAAATGCACCCAGCAAAGAAATCGGCACGACGATAGTCGGAATCAACGTATAACGGATGTTCTGCAAAAACAGGTACATCACGATAAACACCAGCACAATCGCTTCAAGCAGCGTATGTACTACTTTTTCAATCGAAATGGAAACGAACTTGGACGTATCATACGGCGAGGACCAAGTCATATCCGACGGGAAGAACCGCTCCAACTGCGTCATTTTGTCGCGTACCGCCGCTGCGGTTTCGATCGCATTGCCGCTGTTGGAAAGCATTACTGCCATACCGACGGAAGGCTCGCCGTTCAAACGGGTCGAGGTGGAATAGTCTTGGCTACCCAAGCGGATTTCAGCCACGTCTTTCAAATACACATTGGCACCACCCGTAGTCGAGCGCAATACGATATTGCCGAATTCTTCCGGCGTACTCATCTGCCCTTGTACTGTTACGGTAGCGCTGATGGTTTGGCCTTGTACCGCCGGCAGCGCACCCAAAGAGCCAGCGGAAATCTGCGCGTTTTGCGCACTGATTGCAGCGGACACATCGGCAAACGACAAATTGTAGTTTTGCAGTTTTTTAGGGTCGATCCACACGCGCATGGCCCGTTGCGAACCGAATAGGCGTGCCTCACCTACACCGTTTACCCGTTGGATTTCAGGCTTGATATTGCGCTCCACATAGTCGGCAATGTCTTCCGTGCTCATGGTTTTTGAAGAAAGCATCAAAACCATCAAAAAGTTGGAGCGAGACTTGGAAACGGTAATACCGTTTTGCTTAACAGTGGCAGGCAGTTGGGCTTCTACTTCCGAAAGCTTGTTCTGCACTTCCATCTGTGCCAGATCTTCATCAGTTTCGGGCGTAAACGTCAGCGTAATCGTGCCGCCACCGCTTGAAGACGCATTGGTGCTGATGTAATCCAATCCTTCCACACCGTACATGTTGCGCTCGATAACCGACAATACGCTGTCTTCCATCACCTGTGCCGAAGCACCGGGATAAACGGCAGAAAGGCGGATAGTCGGCGCGGCAACAGAAGGATATTGCGATACCGGCAAGCTTCTGATGCCGAGAACGCCTGCAATGATGATAAATATCGCAATTACCCATGCGAAAATGGGGCGGTCAATAAAAAACTTAGCCATGAGGGTTCCTTATTTATCCGCTGAAGCCGCTTGGGGTTCTGAGGCCGTCTTAACAGGTGCGGAGGCGGCTTGGGCATTATTCTGAGCACTTGCATTACCGACCGGCGACCATTCTTTCGGCGTTACTTTTTTTGCCTGCGTCAAGCCGACAATCGCCAAGCCTTCCACAATAACCTTATCGCCGTCTTGGAGGCCGTCTGAAACAATCCAGTTGCTGCCTTGCTGCTGCACCACAGTTACCATGCGCGGTGCTATCGAACCGTCGGCATTCACTACCATAACACTATCTTGTTTGCCGCGCGTAACTGCTTGCTGCGGCACAACAAATACGTCCTGCACATCAGCTTGCGGCAGATTCACGCGTACATACAGCCCGGGCAACAGGATATTGTCGGGGTTAGGTACCTCCGCACGCAACGTAACTTGGCCGGTTGCTTCATTGACAGTAGGGTCTGTAAACAACAAACGGCCCTTATGAGCATATTCCTTACCGTTTTCCAAGCGGATGCCCACTTCAACCGCACCGTTTACTGACTGCATTTTTCCGTCGGCAATATTCTGGCGCAGCTGCATCACGTCTGTAGCTGATTGAGTGAGATTGACGTACATGGGATTGGTTTGCTGGATAGTGGCAAGTTTGGACGCATTACCCGCTGTTACCAACGAACCTTCCGAGATGAAAGACTGTCCGATATAACCTGAAATCGGAGCGGTAATACGGGAATAATTCACATTGATTTGGGAAGACTTAATCGCCGCTTTCGCTGCTTTCACTCCCGCTTCAGCAGAACGTTTTGCAGCTACTGCGGCATCATATTCCTGCTTACTGATGGCATCCGCCGCCACCAACGGCTTATAGCGGGTAACATCGGCGGCAGCCTTCGCCAACGAAGCTTCGGCAGTAGCCAATTGAGCCCTTGCACTTTCCAGAGCCGCCACATAAGTTGCATCATCCAATTGATACAACGGTTGGCCTGCACGCACATAGCTTCCCTCCTGAAACAGGCGTTTCTTAATAATACCGCCTACTTGCGGCCGCACATCCGCCGAGCGGTGCGACTCCAACCGCCCCGGCAAATCCGTGCTGATGGTAACCTTTTGCGGATGCACCGTAACCACACCAACCACAGGGGCGGGAGCCTGCTTTTGTGCTCCTTCGGTCTGTTGATGCTTGGAATCTCCTTTTCCACATGCGGTCAATGCCAATGCTGTTGCCACTGCCAAAGCCGCTAGGCGCAATGTTTGATGAGCAGGATGAAATATCATTAATTTTCCTATCTTTATCATTAGACTTCCATAAGATTCTTTACAAATTCTGTATTTGATAAGCAATCACCCGATTTATCCAATTCTACGGAAAACGGATAATCTAAAATCACTTGCATTGCTCAAGACGCTGGAATATCAGCATTTTGGGAATGCCCAAGATTATACATACACCGTTGTATGTTCCAAAGATATTTATTATAATTGAGAAAAATTTTTACAAAAAATAACCCTACCTCTTTATTATGAGAAAAACCAAAGTCGAAGCCCTAAAAACCCGCGAAGATCTGATGCTCGCCGCACTTGAAACTTTTTATCACAAAGGTGTTGCCCGTGCGTCTCTCAACGAAATCGCCCAAGCAGCCGGGGTAACCCGCGGTGCGCTATATTGGCATTTTAAAAATAAAGAAGATTTATTCGACGGTTTGTTCCAACGTTTATGTGATGAAGTAGGCAGTAAACTGGAAGAAGATGTAGCCAATGAGTCGGGCAATATTTTAGAGAGCCTGCACGCAAGCCTGCTAAACACTTTCGAACGTCTGCAAAGAAATAAAATTCATTACAAATTTTGCAGTATTCTGTACTTGAAATGCGAGCATATCGAGCAAAATCAGGCTATCATTGCCGTTATCGAAAAATACCAAAACATGTGGGAACAACGGCTTACCGATATTCTCACGCTGTGTATCAAGCAAAAATCCTTACCCGATAATCTGGATACCGCTACCTCCGTGATCTATCTGCAATCTGCTATCGACGGTCTGATTTACCAATGGCTGATTAAACCCGAGCGTATTGATCTTAGCGAAACCGCCCCCCGTCTCGTAGAAACTTTAATGAGCAACCTGCAACACTGTCCATCATTGCGGTATCAAAATTAAAACTTCCAACAACAGGAGGCCGTCTGAAAGTTTTCAGACGGCCTCTTGCTCAAATCAGCCTATTAGAAAAGCATTAAAGTGTTCCGTAAGAATGCAAACCACTTAAAAACATATTCACACCGATAAAAGCGAACGCAGTGACAAATAAACCGATAATCGCCCACCAAGCCAACACTTTACCACGCCAACCGGCAACCAAACGCAAATGCAGCCACACGGCATAATTAAGCCATACGATAAACGCCCATGTTTCTTTCGGATCCCAACTCCAATAGCGGCCCCAGGCATCGGCAGCCCAAAGTGCACCTAAGATTGTAGCGATAGTGAAAAATAAAAAACCTACTGCAATAGCTTTGTACATTACCTCTTCAATCGTTTGCGAATCAGGCAACCATGATTTCTTACCGGCAGACTCACTACGAATAGCCCAAAGTTCGGCGATGCCCAACATAGCGGCCATACAGAACGCACCGTAACCGATAAAGTTTGCCGGCACATGGATTTTCATCCACCAAGATTGCAATGCCGGAATCAACGGCTGAATGGTATGCGCCTCACGTGATACGCTGTACCACAACACAAACACCACCACTACCGACATAAACGACAACACGAAACCGCCCAGCTTCTGCACTGCAAACTTGCTTTCATAATACAAATACATCAAAGCGGTAATCACCAGAAAAAGAATGAATACTTCATACAGATTCGATACGGGAATATGGCCGGCATCAGGGCGCAACAGGTAGCTTTCGTGCCAACGTACCAGTAAGCCGGTAAAGCCTGCCAAAGCAGACACCCATGTCAACGCCGTCCCCATACCCAGCAAAGTATTGCGGTCGGCATTCTGTTTTTTAGCCAACAGCACACCGGCAATATAACAAAACAAGGCAAAAAATACTGTGGCGCACTGCCACATGATGGCCGACTGGCTACTCAAAAAGTATTTAAGGAGAAAACGATCAGTATTACCGATATCGCCTCCGTACAACTTAATTGCCCCATAAGCCAACACGAGGCTCAACACGGTAAACCAACGCAACGGCTTGAAAAACCAACCCAACAGTACGGTAGAGGCGGCACTAAACCACAAAATTGCCATCTCATAGCCATCCATATGATGGCTAGCTTGCGTTTGCACAAACATGGCCGTCAATGCGATAACAACAGCAAACAGCCAATCCCAAACATCCAAACGGCGTAAAAACGATTTATGCGTCAACAGCGCATGCCCGGATAATTTTTGAGTTTCAGTATAATCAGTCATGGTTCAGGTCCTTCTCCAACTGCTTCAAGCATTGGATGTGTTCAGGAAATTCTTTTTGTAAATCGCGTTCGTTACGGCCCGACGACATAGAAAAGCGTATCGTTCCTTTATCAAACAGCAGCCAAGCACGTTTCTCGCGGATGTAAAACATAAATACCGTACCCAATACCAGCAGCACCGAACCGAGGTAAACCAATGATGCTCCTGGTGAGCGGGTCATCTGCAAACCGGAAGAGCGCACTTCTTTATACCCATCCAATTGCAGTAACACAGGTGCCGGATATTCAGTCAAACCGGTATACGCGTCCATACTGTTCAACAAGAAGCGGTTACGGTCATCACCTTGTTTCCATTCGGGCAGGCCATATTCCTTGATTGCTTCATCCAATGCGGCATTTATCGTACCGTACAGGATCTGATAGAAATAACCCTGCATCTTTTCCTGCTGGGCTTGAGGAATATTATTGGTAACAAAATCATTCAACGCCAAATAACCGCCGCGAGCAAACAGGCTTAATGTGTTTTCGGCAGCTTGGTTAAATTGACTGCGCACATTATCGGGCGTACCGCGCGTAGCTGTTTCCACTGCCCGTTTACGAATATCCGGTTGGTTAATCAACTCACGCAACGCCATAAACGTATCAAGTTTACCTTGGGCATCGGCGGGAATCCTCAACCAACGGTATTGCTGTTCCAAGCCTGTACGCGTGCCGGTAATGAAGAAAAAATCTTCTTCCTGTTTTATCGGCAACATATAATTTTTGTATTCTACTGCCTGCCCGGCCTGATCGCGGATACGATAAACAATAGACGGACCAATGTTGGAAAACTTTCTATCTTGTTTCACGGAACGCACATCTTGGATGGCCGTCTGAAGATTTTGCGTGCCTTTTTCAGACGGCATGCTCACATCTTCAACATTCATAGCAGTAAATTGGTCGAATTCCAAACGGTATTGCTGCCCTCCGATATTCAAAGGAAATTCGCGCATCGACACGGCATTCATCGCTGCCGGCATACGCCCTTTCCCCGCCAAATTCCATGCCTTAAGCTTCAAATCTGAACCTCCGTCGGCAAAACTGGCCTGATAAATGGTAATGCCGTCCACAGTCAGCGGATGGTTTACCCGAATGGTT includes the following:
- a CDS encoding efflux RND transporter permease subunit, translated to MAKFFIDRPIFAWVIAIFIIIAGVLGIRSLPVSQYPSVAAPTIRLSAVYPGASAQVMEDSVLSVIERNMYGVEGLDYISTNASSSGGGTITLTFTPETDEDLAQMEVQNKLSEVEAQLPATVKQNGITVSKSRSNFLMVLMLSSKTMSTEDIADYVERNIKPEIQRVNGVGEARLFGSQRAMRVWIDPKKLQNYNLSFADVSAAISAQNAQISAGSLGALPAVQGQTISATVTVQGQMSTPEEFGNIVLRSTTGGANVYLKDVAEIRLGSQDYSTSTRLNGEPSVGMAVMLSNSGNAIETAAAVRDKMTQLERFFPSDMTWSSPYDTSKFVSISIEKVVHTLLEAIVLVFIVMYLFLQNIRYTLIPTIVVPISLLGAFASIWYLGMSINVLTMFAMVLVIGIVVDDAIVVVENVERIMSEEGLPPLEATKKAMSQISGAVIGITAVLISVFVPLAMFSGATGNIYRQFAITMAIAIAFSAFLALSLTPALCGTLLKPIPKGHHAEKKGFFGWFNRKFSDGTHRYESWVARLLRKAARMMVVYVALAAVAGLLFVRIPSSFLPQEDQGTLLMLVQLPSGATKERTDATLAVANKVIMSMPEVENFIGVSGFSFAGSGQNAGFGFITLKDWAKRSTPGSDAASVAGKITGALMGSVKDGFSIVINPPAILELGTSSGFEMYLQDRNNSGHEALLAKRNELIGKMRQNPMFDASNVRASGLEDAPQLKIDINRQAAAAQGIDFSSIRNVLATALGSSYVSDFPNKGRLQRVIVQADAAGRMQPSDILALTVPNSQGVAVPLSTIATVSWEKGIEQSIRFNGYPAMQISGAAASGYSSGEVMAEVQRMVDEMDGYSLEWSGQSREEIKGSSQTTILYTFAIIAVFLALAALYESWSIPLAVILVVPLGFLGVVLGVTGRNLFGGLFGAPPSYLNDVYFQVGLITVIGLSAKNAILIIEFAKDLQAQGKTALEAALAAAHLRFRPIIMTSFAFILGVVPLYIASGASSASQRAIGTTVFWGMLIGTVLSVFLVPLFYVVVRKFFKDTPRQLERAKLHAAEAGMTAEMVDKYVGDAESGAGLSEEEKRALHEDKD
- the ccsB gene encoding c-type cytochrome biogenesis protein CcsB codes for the protein MTDYTETQKLSGHALLTHKSFLRRLDVWDWLFAVVIALTAMFVQTQASHHMDGYEMAILWFSAASTVLLGWFFKPLRWFTVLSLVLAYGAIKLYGGDIGNTDRFLLKYFLSSQSAIMWQCATVFFALFCYIAGVLLAKKQNADRNTLLGMGTALTWVSALAGFTGLLVRWHESYLLRPDAGHIPVSNLYEVFILFLVITALMYLYYESKFAVQKLGGFVLSFMSVVVVFVLWYSVSREAHTIQPLIPALQSWWMKIHVPANFIGYGAFCMAAMLGIAELWAIRSESAGKKSWLPDSQTIEEVMYKAIAVGFLFFTIATILGALWAADAWGRYWSWDPKETWAFIVWLNYAVWLHLRLVAGWRGKVLAWWAIIGLFVTAFAFIGVNMFLSGLHSYGTL
- a CDS encoding efflux transporter outer membrane subunit, translating into MKTVNFKPALSAVAAAVVLSACTMIPKYQEPQVSVPETFRHDTQPETGIQAASLGWQDYFADPRLHRLIELALARNTDLRTAALNAEAIRKQYMIARADLLPGINASGSGQRGRVAADLSTTGTSRVSSSYTVGLGVTAYELDLFGRVRSTAEAAKQNYFNSAAARDSAHLSLVATVAKAYFNERYAEEAMKLAQNVLKTREQTYKLTQLKHKAGVVSAIDLRQQEALIESAKADYAAAVQSKEQARNALAVLINQQLPEDLPAGLPLNKQFKISKLPAGLTSDVLLNRPDIRAAEHSLRQANANIGAARAAFFPSISLTGTIGTGSTELSRLFKGGNGTWAFVPTINLPIFNWGSNKANLDAAKIRQQIQVVNYEAAVQAAFRDVSDALVAREQLDKRYEAAAKQGKSYADYLRLVRLRYRHGVSSALDLLDAERSSYGADTALLGIQRTRLENLADLYKALGGGLKRHTQDRAQQ
- the mtrR gene encoding multidrug efflux system transcriptional repressor MtrR, yielding MRKTKVEALKTREDLMLAALETFYHKGVARASLNEIAQAAGVTRGALYWHFKNKEDLFDGLFQRLCDEVGSKLEEDVANESGNILESLHASLLNTFERLQRNKIHYKFCSILYLKCEHIEQNQAIIAVIEKYQNMWEQRLTDILTLCIKQKSLPDNLDTATSVIYLQSAIDGLIYQWLIKPERIDLSETAPRLVETLMSNLQHCPSLRYQN
- a CDS encoding efflux RND transporter periplasmic adaptor subunit; this encodes MIFHPAHQTLRLAALAVATALALTACGKGDSKHQQTEGAQKQAPAPVVGVVTVHPQKVTISTDLPGRLESHRSADVRPQVGGIIKKRLFQEGSYVRAGQPLYQLDDATYVAALESARAQLATAEASLAKAAADVTRYKPLVAADAISKQEYDAAVAAKRSAEAGVKAAKAAIKSSQINVNYSRITAPISGYIGQSFISEGSLVTAGNASKLATIQQTNPMYVNLTQSATDVMQLRQNIADGKMQSVNGAVEVGIRLENGKEYAHKGRLLFTDPTVNEATGQVTLRAEVPNPDNILLPGLYVRVNLPQADVQDVFVVPQQAVTRGKQDSVMVVNADGSIAPRMVTVVQQQGSNWIVSDGLQDGDKVIVEGLAIVGLTQAKKVTPKEWSPVGNASAQNNAQAASAPVKTASEPQAASADK
- the speA gene encoding arginine decarboxylase, which gives rise to MSWSVADSASLYGIRHWGDCYYSVNDKGHVVVRPNDNSDVQVDLYDLVGQLNERGQDLPMLFRFPDILQDRVARLCAAFNRSIRKNEYQGRYTAIYPIKVNQQESVVKNIIVPKNDQVSIGLEAGSKPELMIVLAFAPRGGTIVCNGYKDRDFIRLALMGQKLGHQVFIVIEKETEVDLVIEESQKLGVKANLGLRVRLSSLASGKWADTGGEKGKFGLSAAQLISSAEKLTAAGLADTVKLMHFHMGSQISNIADYRAGFKEAVRYFAELRGLGLPIEYVDVGGGLGVDYDGTHSRNASSINYDMGEYSHVIVSMLAEYCNENGVPHPNIFSESGRAMTAHHAVLVMNVTDVERLPEEVPEITDEENLSFATQKLIAYLDINDSEMVTETYYRIGHYFTEVTEQYLEGKVPLKEKALAEQLHAVLCRRLKQQLQASRRSQRQVYDDLNDKLADKYFCNFSVFQSLPDTWAIGQVLPIMPLHRLDEYPTRRAVLQDLTCDSDGKISQYVDQQSIESSMRVHEPKPKEPYLLGVFMVGAYQEILGDMHNLFGDTDSVNVYVRDNGEIVFGGMEEHDTIEDMLHYVHLSPEEVLNKFEEKSRWAKLSSNERNSYFAEFCRGLKQSSYLSIEVEEN